The Polaribacter sp. MED152 region TTTAGATGATAAATTGTTTAAAAACTTTAGAAAAAGAGGTTTAATGAACTAATTCACAAAGAACTAGTCTTTTATAGTTTTGTTAACATCTTTCATTTAATTTAAACAGAAAAAAATGTAATTTTACTCTTCAGTCATAACCACTTTTCATGGGAAAAATTATAGCTATTGCAAATCAAAAAGGAGGTGTAGGTAAAACTACTACAAGCGTAAACTTAGCAGCTTCTTTAGGTGTTTTAGAAAAAAAAGTTTTACTGATAGATGCTGACCCTCAGGCAAATGCATCTTCTGGTTTAGGTATAGATGTAGAAGCTGTTGAGTATGGAACGTATCAAGTTTTAGAACATACAATTTCTGCAAAAGACGCTATTGTAAGTACAAGTTCTCCTAACGTAGATATTATTCCTGCTCATATAGATTTAGTAGCTATAGAAATTGAATTGGTAGACAAGCAAGAGAGAGAATACATGCTTAAAAAGTCTATTGAAGCACTTAAAAATGAGTATGATTATATCATAATTGATTGTGCACCCTCTTTGGGCTTAATCACTTTGAATTCATTAGTAGCTGCAGATTCTGTTATTATACCTATTCAATGTGAATACTTTGCATTAGAAGGTTTGGGTAAATTACTGAATACTATTAAAAGTGTTCAAAAAATACACAATGCAGATTTAGATATAGAAGGTCTACTTTTAACCATGTTCGATTCGCGTTTACGTTTATCTAACCAAGTTGTAGATGAAGTTAGAAAACATTTTTCTAGTATGGTTTTCAATACAATTATTAGAAGAAATACACGTTTAGGAGAAGCACCAAGTTATGGTGAAAGTATCATTGCCTATGATGCAACTAGTAAAGGTGCAGTAAATTACTTAAATTTAGCACAAGAATTATTAAAAAAGAATTCATAACATGGCAAAAGCAACCAAGAAACAGGCTTTAGGAAGAGGATTATCTGCTTTGTTACAAGAAAGCCCTAATATAAATTCTGCATCAGACAAAAATGCAGATAAATTAGTGGGTAATATTATTGAAATAGAATTAAGTGCTATTGAAGTAAACCCATATCAACCAAGAACTTATTTTGATGAAGAAGCCTTAAGAGAACTTGCAAGTTCAATTAAAGAGCTGGGTGTAATACAACCAATTACAGTAAGAAAGTTAGAAGGCAATAAATTTCAACTAGTTTCTGGAGAACGAAGATTTAGAGCCTCAAAATTAATAGGTAACAAAACAGTACCTGCTTACATTAGAATTGCAAACGACCAAGAAATGCTAGAAATGGCATTGGTAGAAAATATTCAGCGTAAGAACTTAGATCCTATTGAAGTAGCACTTTCTTATCAAAGATTAATTGATGAAATTCAATTGACACAAGAAGAGTTGAGCACAAGAGTTGGTAAAAAACGTTCTACAGTAACTAATTATTTAAGACTATTAAAATTAGACCCAATTTTACAAACGGGTATGAGAGATGGTTTTATATCAATGGGTCATGGACGTGCAATGATTAATGTAGATAATACAGAAGATCAATTAGCCATTTATGAAAAAATTCTAAGAGAAAAGTTATCTGTTAGACAAACAGAAGAACTCGTTAAAAGTTTAAAAACAGGTAAAGTTACCAAACCTAAAAAGAAGACTATACCTGCTTTTGTGAAGAATAATAAACAAACGTTTAATGACTTTTTTGGTCATAAGATTGATATTAGTGTAGGTTCTAATGGTAAAGGAAAAATTACAATTCCCTTTCATTCGGAAGAAGATTTTAATAGAATTAAAAAATTACTAGAGTAAGTGTTTCTCAAAAAATCGATACTTTTTTTTGCTATTGTATTTTTTTCTGTGAGTTTGTATTCACAGAAAGATTCAATTACAGATGTAACAAAAATTCAAGATTTAAAAATTAAAGGTAACATTAATACTTCTCAAGGCATGTACGATCCTTTAGCACCCTCTAAAGCAGCTTTTTATTCTGCTATTTTTCCTGGTTTAGGTCAAATTTATAACAAGAAATACTGGAAAGCCCCCATTGTTTGGGGAGCCATGGCTATACCTGTGTACTATTATCAAATTAATAATAGAGATTATAGAAGATTTAGAACTGCATACAGATTAAGGCAAAATGGTTTAACAGACGAGTTTACTATAGATGGCGTAGAAACAGTATCTACAGAAACTTTAGAAACAGCACAAGAACAACTTAGTGAAAATAGAGATTTCTCTTTATTATCAGGTATCGTTATTTACATATTACAAATTGTAGAAGCAAGCGTTAATGCACATTTAATGCAATTTAACACGGATGATAATCTAACTTTTAAACCAACCTTGATTCAAGATCCAATTTCTTTTGATGCACCCACAGTTGGTTTAACTATTAAATATAACTTTTAAATGAAGATTGCACTATTAGGCTATGGAAGAATGGGTAAAGAAATTGAGAAAATTGCAATTTCTAGAGGACATGAAATAGTAATTCGTAAAGAAGCAGATACAGAAATAGATATTACTGAAGCTGATGTTGCTATTGATTTTAGTGTACCAACTTCTGCCTTTGAAAATATTACAAATTGTTTTAAAAGTGGAGTTCCTGTGGTTTCTGGCACAACAGGTTGGTTAGATAAATATGATGAAGCTCTTACAATTTGTAAGGAAAATAATGGTGCTTTTATATATGCTTCTAATTTTAGTGTTGGTGTAAATATCTTCTTTGAATTAAATAAGCAACTTGCTAAAATGATGAGTAACATAGAAAATTACTCTATTGCTATGGAAGAAATTCATCACACCAAAAAGCTAGATGCACCAAGTGGAACCGCAATTACTTTGGCAGAAGGTATTATAGAAAACACCTCTAAAGAAAACTGGGACTTAGATAAAGCATCATCAGAAAATAATATTCCAATAGTTGCCAAAAGAATTCCAGAAGTTCCTGGCACACACTCAGTTTGGTATAATTCCGATGTTGATAGTATTGAGATAAAACATACTGCTCACAATAGAAAAGGTTTTGCTCTAGGTGCTGTAGTTGCTGCAGAATGGCTTCTTGGTAAAAACGGAGTATTTACAATGAAAGATGTGTTAAACATCTCTTAAATACTGTAACTTTTTTTATTATTTTGCGCCCTATAAAACATTAATAGTCCTTTCTTTTTTAAAGAAATAAAATATACGTTATGACATTTACACAATGGTTTCTATTTTTCTTAGCTGTACAATTAATTCATTTTTTAGGAACTTGGAAATTGTATGTAAAAGCTGGTAGAAAGGCTTGGGAAGCAGCAGTACCTGTTTACAATGCTGTAGTATTAATGCAAATTATTAATCGCCCAAAATGGTGGGTAATTTTATTATTTATACCTATTGTAAACTTATTAATGTTCCCTGTAATTTGGATTGAAACTATAAGAACTTTTGGTTTTTACAAGAAATTAGATTCTCTGCTGGTTATAGTTACATTAGGTTTTTACATTTATTACATCAACTATGCTGCAGAAGCTAATTACAATGCAGAAAGAAGTTTAAAACCAAGATCTGAATTAGGAGAATGGATAAGCTCTATAACATTTGCCATTATTGCAGCTACTTTAGTGCATACTTATTTTATGCAGCCTTTTACTATACCAACTTCTTCTTTAGAGAAATCATTATTGGTAGGAGATTATTTATTTGTTAGCAAATTTCATTATGGGGCAAGAGTACCATCTACAGTTATTGCTGCACCTATGGTTCATGATTCTCTGCCATTTACAGGTACAAAATCTTATTTAAATAAACCTCAATTACCATACACAAGATTACCAGGTTTACAAAAAATTAAGAATAATGATATTGTTTGTTTCAATTGGCCTGCAGATTCATTAGCTACAATGTGGGGTGATACTTCAGGTAAATTCACTTACAAACCTTTTGATAAAAAGACAAATTACGTAAAACGTTCTGTAGGTATAGCTGGTGATTCCTTAGAAATGAGAGATGGTTATATTTACATTAATGGTAAAAAGAACGACCTGCCTTATAGAGCAAAACTTCAATTTTACTATACTTTCGAAAGTAAAGAGCCTATTAGTCAAAGTACGTTTCCAAAGTTTTTATTAGATAAAGAAAGAACAGGTGTTTATAAAATTTTATCTGAATATTGGAACAATGACAAAGTTCAGAAAGCCATAAAAGAAAACGGAAGTTTATCTAAAATTGGAGAAGATTCTTTATACACAGAAGTTGCAGGAGGTATAAATCCGCAATTTGCACAGCGCTTAAAAATGATTAATGTCGAGAATAAAATCAACATTAATATGACAGCTGAAGAAGTAGAAAGGCTTAAAAACTATTCATTAACAGTATCTATAAAAAAGGTAAATCATGGTGCAGATAAAGCAATATTTCCTCATGTTGAAGAATTAGGTTGGAGTCAAGATAATTTTGGTCCAATATACATCCCTAAAAAAGGAGCTACTGTAGCACTAAATTCAGAAACAATTCCTTTTTATGAGCAGATTATTAAGAATTACGAATCGAATGATTTAGCTATTAATGGAGAAGATATTTTTATTAATGGAGAAAAAGCTACTAGCTACACTTTTAAACAAGATTATTACTACTTAATAGGAGATAACAGACACAACTCTTTAGATGCTCGTTATTGGGGCTATGTACCTTTTGATCATGTTTTAGGAAAACCAGTAATGATTTGGTTTAGTTGGGATGCAGATGCACCTTCTTTCGCTGCAAAATTAAAGTCTATTAGATGGGACAGAATGTTTACCACTGTGCATGGAGATGGAGAGCCTGTTTCTTACAGATACATTGTCTTTGCTTTAATTGCATTATACATAGGTTATAGTTTTTATAAAGGAAAAAAGAAAAAGACTGAAAAGTAAAATTACTATAACCCTTTTAACACTTACTGACCAATGTCGTTATTCATTCCTACCTATTTCTCACCTATTTCTCAATATTCAGAAATAATTAAATCGAATGAAATAGTATTTGAAATGGAGGATAATTTTCAGAAGCAAAGCTATAGAAACAGATGTTATATCTACAATTCTAATGGTAAACAATTATTAAGCATACCAGTAAAACACATCAACAAAGAAGGTCGTAAAAAAACCAAAGATACTCTTGTAGAAAATGATTTTCCTTGGCAAGACCATCATTTCAAATCATTAAAATCTGCTTATAGAACATCACCTTTTTTTGATTTTCTAGAAGATGATATTGCACCTATTTTCTATAAAAAATATAAATATTTACAAGATGTGAATATAGACACCTTTTTGTTTGTGAAAGATACATTGCAATTAGATCAAACTTTTAAGAAGACTAATTCATATCAAACAGAAAGTGTTACTAGGGATTTTAGGGTTCTTGCCGATAGAAAACATCAACCTAAAAAAACGATTGAGCCCTACATACAAATGTTTGATGACAAGCATGGGTTTCTGCCAAACTTATCAATATTAGACCTAATTTTTATGGAAGGCCCGAACGCAATTAGTTATTTGTAATTGCTATTCATTTTTTTATTACCTTTAAGAAAGCTTAAAATAGTATGGAATATCTTAAAAATGCTTTTCTTAGAATTCACCCAATACCAGAAGAGAGTTTAGAAAAATTAATAAGTATTGCCTCTATTGAAACTTATGAAAAAGGGTATTTACTTGCAGAAGTAAATAAGTTTACCAAAAATTTTTACCTATTAAAAAAAGGATTAGTTAGCTCTTTTTACTCAGATCAAAGTAGCAAAAAATACATTAGAACAATATTTACTCCAGGCTCTACAACTGGGTGTTTGCGCTCTTTAATAGAGAAAACACCATGTAATTTAACTTACGACTGCTTAACTGAATGTGAAGTATATAAGTTTGATTTTCAAAAATTTGAGGATTTTGCAAAAGATGATATCCATTTAACAAACTTGTATAATAAAGTCTTAAAAAATTTATATCTACAGCTAGAATCTAAAATTTATGATTTAGCTGTACTTAATGCTACAGAGAGATATTTAGATATGAAAAAAGAAATTCCTAATATAGAAAACCTTATACCTCAATATCAAATTGCATCTTACCTAAATATTACGCCTGTGCAATTAAGCAGAATTAGAAAGGAAATATACTCTAAATAGCGGTTCTTAACATATGTTTAGATAAAC contains the following coding sequences:
- a CDS encoding ParA family protein, which codes for MGKIIAIANQKGGVGKTTTSVNLAASLGVLEKKVLLIDADPQANASSGLGIDVEAVEYGTYQVLEHTISAKDAIVSTSSPNVDIIPAHIDLVAIEIELVDKQEREYMLKKSIEALKNEYDYIIIDCAPSLGLITLNSLVAADSVIIPIQCEYFALEGLGKLLNTIKSVQKIHNADLDIEGLLLTMFDSRLRLSNQVVDEVRKHFSSMVFNTIIRRNTRLGEAPSYGESIIAYDATSKGAVNYLNLAQELLKKNS
- a CDS encoding ParB/RepB/Spo0J family partition protein, producing the protein MAKATKKQALGRGLSALLQESPNINSASDKNADKLVGNIIEIELSAIEVNPYQPRTYFDEEALRELASSIKELGVIQPITVRKLEGNKFQLVSGERRFRASKLIGNKTVPAYIRIANDQEMLEMALVENIQRKNLDPIEVALSYQRLIDEIQLTQEELSTRVGKKRSTVTNYLRLLKLDPILQTGMRDGFISMGHGRAMINVDNTEDQLAIYEKILREKLSVRQTEELVKSLKTGKVTKPKKKTIPAFVKNNKQTFNDFFGHKIDISVGSNGKGKITIPFHSEEDFNRIKKLLE
- a CDS encoding DUF5683 domain-containing protein produces the protein MSLYSQKDSITDVTKIQDLKIKGNINTSQGMYDPLAPSKAAFYSAIFPGLGQIYNKKYWKAPIVWGAMAIPVYYYQINNRDYRRFRTAYRLRQNGLTDEFTIDGVETVSTETLETAQEQLSENRDFSLLSGIVIYILQIVEASVNAHLMQFNTDDNLTFKPTLIQDPISFDAPTVGLTIKYNF
- the dapB gene encoding 4-hydroxy-tetrahydrodipicolinate reductase: MKIALLGYGRMGKEIEKIAISRGHEIVIRKEADTEIDITEADVAIDFSVPTSAFENITNCFKSGVPVVSGTTGWLDKYDEALTICKENNGAFIYASNFSVGVNIFFELNKQLAKMMSNIENYSIAMEEIHHTKKLDAPSGTAITLAEGIIENTSKENWDLDKASSENNIPIVAKRIPEVPGTHSVWYNSDVDSIEIKHTAHNRKGFALGAVVAAEWLLGKNGVFTMKDVLNIS
- the lepB gene encoding signal peptidase I — its product is MTFTQWFLFFLAVQLIHFLGTWKLYVKAGRKAWEAAVPVYNAVVLMQIINRPKWWVILLFIPIVNLLMFPVIWIETIRTFGFYKKLDSLLVIVTLGFYIYYINYAAEANYNAERSLKPRSELGEWISSITFAIIAATLVHTYFMQPFTIPTSSLEKSLLVGDYLFVSKFHYGARVPSTVIAAPMVHDSLPFTGTKSYLNKPQLPYTRLPGLQKIKNNDIVCFNWPADSLATMWGDTSGKFTYKPFDKKTNYVKRSVGIAGDSLEMRDGYIYINGKKNDLPYRAKLQFYYTFESKEPISQSTFPKFLLDKERTGVYKILSEYWNNDKVQKAIKENGSLSKIGEDSLYTEVAGGINPQFAQRLKMINVENKININMTAEEVERLKNYSLTVSIKKVNHGADKAIFPHVEELGWSQDNFGPIYIPKKGATVALNSETIPFYEQIIKNYESNDLAINGEDIFINGEKATSYTFKQDYYYLIGDNRHNSLDARYWGYVPFDHVLGKPVMIWFSWDADAPSFAAKLKSIRWDRMFTTVHGDGEPVSYRYIVFALIALYIGYSFYKGKKKKTEK
- a CDS encoding WbqC family protein, translated to MSLFIPTYFSPISQYSEIIKSNEIVFEMEDNFQKQSYRNRCYIYNSNGKQLLSIPVKHINKEGRKKTKDTLVENDFPWQDHHFKSLKSAYRTSPFFDFLEDDIAPIFYKKYKYLQDVNIDTFLFVKDTLQLDQTFKKTNSYQTESVTRDFRVLADRKHQPKKTIEPYIQMFDDKHGFLPNLSILDLIFMEGPNAISYL
- a CDS encoding Crp/Fnr family transcriptional regulator, with product MEYLKNAFLRIHPIPEESLEKLISIASIETYEKGYLLAEVNKFTKNFYLLKKGLVSSFYSDQSSKKYIRTIFTPGSTTGCLRSLIEKTPCNLTYDCLTECEVYKFDFQKFEDFAKDDIHLTNLYNKVLKNLYLQLESKIYDLAVLNATERYLDMKKEIPNIENLIPQYQIASYLNITPVQLSRIRKEIYSK